TTCTAATTCAGGATCAAGTAAGCCCGTCGGACGAATAACCTGCTCTGCTACATCGCCATTTGATTTCTCTAATTCGTAATCACCTGGTGTCGCTGATACATAAATCGTCTGTGGTGAAATTGCTTCAAACTCATCGAATTTTAGCGGTCGGTTGTCCATAGCCGATGGCAAACGGAACCCGTATTCCACTAAGTTTTCTTTGCGGCTTCTATCCCCTTTATACATGGCGCCCACTTGAGAGACGGTCACATGAGACTCATCAATGATCATTAACGCATCATCAGGCAAATAATCGAGTAAAGTTGGAGGCGGCTCGCCTGACGCACGGCCAGAAAGGTAGCGGCTGTAGTTTTCGATGCCAGAGCAATAACCAAGCTCGGTCATCATTTCAATATCATACTGTGTACGCTGAGCAACACGTTGCTCTTCAACTAAGCGATTGTCATCGAGAAGGCGCTTTCTTCTATCTCTTAGCTCATCTTTTATTTTTTCAATGGCATCTAGGATTTTCTCACGGGGAGTAACATAGTGGGTTTTCGGATAGATAGTTGCACGAACGATGTGCTTTTCAATGGCACCCGTCAGCGGATCAAATAAGCTCAAACGTTCGATTTCATCATCGAACATTTCAACACGCACACCAATATCGTCCGATTCTGCAGGGAAGATATCGATCACCTCTCCTCTTACGCGATAAGTACCCCGACTAAAATCAATGTCGTTACGAGTGTATTGCAGCTCAGCTAACTTACGAAGGATGTCACGCTGATCAACTGTGTCACCGACTTTCAGCAGTAACATCATTTGCATGTAAGAATCAGGATCACCAAGACCATAAATGGCCGACACAGACGCAACAATAATGGTGTCTCGTCTTTCTAATAACGCTTTGGTTGCCGATAAACGCATTTGCTCAATGTGTTCATTTATCGACGCATCTTTTTCTATAAAGGTATCACTTGCCACCACATACGCTTCAGGCTGATAGTAGTCATAATATGAGACAAAGTACTCGACTGCATTTTCAGGAAAGAACTCTTTCATCTCACCATAGAGCTGTGCCGCCAAAGTTTTATTGTGTGCAAGAATAATGGTCGGGCGATTCAGATTACTGATTATATTCGCCATGGTAAAAGTTTTACCCGTACCCGTTGCACCCAGTAAAGTTTGGTGTGCAAGGCCCGCTTCTAAGCCATCGCACAATTGCGCGATAGCCGTTGGCTGATCCCCATTTGGTGAAAATTCAGAGTGAAGTTTAAATACATCAGTCATGTTTTAATTCCTGCTCAGGCACAGATTGCATTCGGTTTAAACTTGCGCAGAACCAATTATACGCCACAATGGCTGTGACCAAATTACCGATTGCAGCACCAATAAATAACCCTTTCAGACCAGCTAAATGCGATCCTAAATAAGCGAATGGTACGAAAAACACAAACAACCTGATCACGCTCAGTAACAATGCATTCATTGGTTTGTGAAGGGCATTAAATGACGAATTGCTTAAGATGATCACCCCTTGAAAACCGTAGCTCAATGGCATGATATAAATAAACAGCTCAATGATACGCTGAACTTCTTTTTCAGCACCAAAGGTTTGACTAATTAAGCCTGAGCAAAGAAGTAATACGATATAAATAGCAAACTGCCAAACCATTACGAACTTTAATGTAGTTTTATAGGCTTCTGTCACACGCTGGTAATTTTGCGCCCCATAATTTTGACTGACAAAAGGCGGCAATGTCATCGACAATGCAAGCACTACTAAACTCGCGATAGATTCAATACGGCTACCTACACCAAAAGCCGCAACCGCTTCAGGTCCGTAAGTTGCGACAATCGCTGTCATAACAGCCATGGCAATAGGTGTCAGCATATTCGCGCCTGCAGCAGGAAAACCAATTTTTAGGATTTTCTTCACTGCCTGCATAACACCCTGCTCTCCAGGGCTAACACTGAGTAGGCGCTTTTTCACTGCGAGTAAATAAAAGATAATGCCTACAGCCACAGACCAAGCAATCACGCTAGCAATCGCTGCACCTTTAACACCTAGCTCAGGGAATGGGCCTATACCGAAAATAAGTAAAGGGTCGAGGATTGCATTTATCAAACCTGCTGCGCCCATAATAATACTTGGCGTTTTAGTATCGCCACTGGCACGTAGTACTGAATTACCAATCATAGGCGTGATTAAGAATACGCTGCCCAAGAACCAAATAGACATATAGTCATATATATGTGGCATGACTTCAGCGTGAGCACCCAGTAGTTTGAAAATCGGCTCTATCATCAAAAAGCCAAATAAAGACAACAAGAACACCATCACTGCTGATAATAAAAGTGCAATGGTGGCATCAAACTTGGCCTCTTCTACTTTATTAGCACCCAACGCTTTGGCAATCACCGCTGACGTACCTATGCCCAAACCTATTGCTAGACTGATGACCGTAAAAGTAACAGGGAAAGTAAAACTAACGGCAGCAAGCTCTTCAGTCCCTAACATACTAATAAAAAAAGTATCGACTAAATTGAACATCATCAGCGTGATCATGCCAAATATCATGGGAATGGTCATACGTTTAAGTGTGGACGGGATGTCCCCTTCTAGGATGTCATTGGAGACTTGAGACTGCTGCGCTGATGCCATATTAAATAGAAACCTTAAGATAAGCCCGACCAGTGGATTGAGCATTCTAGATCATCATGAAAACTAAACCCAGAGGATCGTGATCATTTATCAACAATAAATAATAAAACAACTCTGAGATCTTAGCCCTAATACAATTTAGAGCTTATTTTGCACCAAAAAAGTACAAAAACATCTTTTATAAGCACTTACTAACCTGTCGCTTTAGTAGCCACTGAGATTTTTTTGCACAAGTATGACGCTTATTTGACTATAAAAAATACTGTACTGAGCAAAAACCACCCAAACCAGAACAAAAAACAGCAAACCATTGATTCTATTAAAATAAAAAAATTTAACAAAAAGTATTGCAAAGCCCCTACAGCCCGACACATATGGCTTTGCAATACTTTTTAAAGATTAATAAACAATGTTATCCACAGATTCTGTGGGTAACTGTCACAAAGCTAATAAAATAAAGACTTATAGGGCGATCAAAAGATCAGTAAAGCACCAAGAGAAAAGGATCTTTACTTCATAAATGTGACAAGAAATGATCATTTTGTTCGTCTGTTGATAACTTTACTGTTATAAACAGACGTTCTACAAGCGATTTAAGTTATTGAATCTTTATGTAACCCCTTATTTTAAAAGACCAAATAAACACATATCATAAATTTTATGCTATCAAACAATTTTATATGTCTATTTTCTGCACAAAACGAATAAATGTAACAAACAATATACTTTGCATTTTTGCGATCCAGATCCCATAGAACAAATAAAAGTAAGATCAAGTTAAAAAGTTAAAATTTAAGCCTTTAAGACTAAATCTCACTTTAGATGTTCAAAAAAAGCATTTTTGTTCATTTTAACTACAACAAAAAAAGGCTTTCAGGATTTTTCTTTATTTCAATGGTCGAACTTCCACTAAAAAATCGACAAATCGGATATAAAACCAGCGGATAAACGGATTTTTTAACTTTCTCTCATTTTATTTGTTGACACCTTGCCAAGGGGTCATTAATATTTCGCCCCGTTGAGAGACACGCTTCCCCCTTAGCTCAGTTGGTTAGAGCGACGGACTGTTAATCCGCAGGTCCCCCGTTCGAGTCGGGGAGGGGGAGCCAAGTTTCTTAATAATAACGATTCCCCCTTAGCTCAGTTGGTTAGAGCGACGGACTGTTAATCCGCAGGTCCCCCGTTCGAGTCGGGGAGGGGGAGCCAATCGTTATAGTGTATTTCCCCCTTAGCTCAGTTGGTTAGAGCGACGGACTGTTAATCCGCAGGTCCCCCGTTCGAGTCGGGGAGGGGGAGCCAACACTACCATCTCTTTTATATTGTTCCCCCTTAGCTCAGTTGGTTAGAGCGACGGACTGTTAATCCGCAGGTCCCCCGTTCGAGTCGGGGAGGGGGAGCCAATATTCAGATTCTAATAGACTTTTCACACACATTGCACTACCCTACTACTGTTAAATTTTTCCTTTAAAATCGCTAGTTCGGCTTAATTGAATCATTAAAATTTTGCTCATTTTGCGATGATTGTTCCTCAATTTTTATATTGGCCTGACGATAAGGTACCGTATTATCTTGGCTAAAATTATGCGCTCAAAAAATTTAGGTTCTCAAAATCGCGCCTAAATGATTTGCAGATTGGAATAAAACTAAAAAGAACTGAAAGACACAATAATGGCAGGCTTTAAAAAACTTATATTTGTGCAGTTGATCTCTTGGCTTCTGTTTTCACTTGTTGGAATATTTTTCTTTGCGACTAGCTTTGACTCTGCAGTGTCAAAAGCTCAGCAAAGTGCGCAGGTTATGGTGACTCAATATATTAAAGAAAAAACCATGGCTGAGGTCACGCCTCAACATATTCGACAAGCACTCGCGAACGGCAACGTCTTTTCAACCTTCATTGTTAGAGACTTTAATGGTGATACGGTTTTAAATGTGAATACACATAATCCCCTGCCCTTTATTGCTGAAATCATCGAATCTAATATTAATGCCATTCGTCCGCAATTTGCAGTAAATGTGACCAAAGACATCAAAATTGAATTTATTATAAATGCGCAAAGTCAAGCTCAGCTTCTGCAACAAGCCGTTATTATGATGTTTATTATTACAGCTCTACTCGCTTTTATCCCTGTCTTCTATATGAAAGCCATTTACAAACGTTTAAATCGAAACGTAAGTATGACTGTTGCCGATGCGGTAGATATGTATATCACTCAAAATCAAGTTACAGAAAGCATCGAAAATGATTTTAATGCAAGCAAAGTTCAAGCTCTTGGCGCTGAGTTGGCCCCCTCATTTAACCGTTTAGCCCACTTCTTAAAGAGTAAACAAGAAGATATTCAAAGCGCCGCACAAAGTATCAAACAAGAAGCATATAAAGATGTTGTAACTGGTCTAGGCAACCGTAACATGTTCGTGGAATATTACGAGCACCATATTGAATCAAGTAGTAAAAAATCTTTCGGTACCCTTGCCATGATCCGTTGTAGTGAACTACAAGTGATCAACCAAACTCGCGGTTACCAAAAAGGTGACGAGTACATAAAGTCCGTGTCTGAGATTATTACTCATGTTTGTGGTACCTACACTGGCGGGCAAACATTCCGACTAAATAGTTCTGATTTTGCGGTTATTTTGCCAAACATTCCGGCAAAAGAAGCCGAACATTTTGGTGAGACATTACAAGCTAGATTCACTCAATATCAGCAAAACCAAGAACTCAGCTCTGTAGCAAATACGGGGATTGTCCCATACGAAACCGGTAAGCCATTAGGCGAGATATTATCTGTGGTCGATAACGCCATGAGTATGGCCCAGAGTAAACAAGCAAATGCGTGGCATATACAACGTGAGTCTGATCTCATCAATAATGTTGGTGCAGGCTTTGGTAATCAAAACTGGCGTAAGGTGATCCATGATGTGATCGAATCTAAGCGTGTCAGTTTAATGATGCAAAACATTATGCCGATTGGTAAAAATGTTAAAGCCTACGCAGAAATTCAAGCCCGCTTTAAAACTGAAGATAATCAAATGCTGCCAACAGCGTCTTTCTTAGCCATGGCAGAAAAACTTGAGATGGCCATTGAAATTGATAAGTTGATCATAGATACGTCACTCGAACTAATAAAAACCCGTAACTTCACTGAAAAGTTTTTTGGCATCAATGTTACCGCGTCAAGCGCTCACTCAGATCAATTTGTGATCTGGCTAGAACGTCGTTTGTTAAAAGATGCCAACATTGCTTCGAAATTGATTTTTGAAGTGAGCGAGTTTGGTTTACAGCAAAATATTAAAGCCAGCAAACGCTTTATCGATATGGTTCACCGCGTTGGTGCGCGTATCACCGTTGAGCGTTTTGGTGTTGGTTTAACCTCATTTAAGTTCTTCAGAGATTTAAAACCTGATTTCATCAAGATGGATGCAAGTTATACCCGTGGTCTAGAAGAAGATAAAAATAACCAATACTTCATGCGTTTGATGGTTGATCTTGCTCACCGAATTGGTGTGAGTGTGTTTGCTGAAGGGGTCGAAAACCAAGAAGAAAAACACGTAGTCGAAACACTCTGCCTCGACGGTGTTCAGGGTTACTACATAGAGAAACCCAAAGAAATATAGCAGCAAAAACCAGGCCCTTTCAGGGCCTTTTTTGATTTCGCTGCGTATATCCGTAAATCTTTACAAAAATACCCATTTATCAAAACATTTCTGCCGTTTTTGTTGTGATATTCAGCGCCAAACTTGGTAAAATTAACAATCGCTAGGCACTCAATAAAAAGGCGTCAACGTTAGGGGCTATAATGACTGAATATATTCTGTTGCTGATCGGCACAGTATTAGTAAACAATTTCGTGTTAGTACAATTCTTAGGCTTATGTCCTTTCATGGGCGTATCAGGCAAGTTAGACACTGCCGTTGGTATGTCAATGGCCACCACTTTTGTGCTCACGCTAGCCTCAGTAACGAGTTACCTTGTTAACGAGTATATATTGCAACCTCTCGAATTAGAGTTTTTACGCACCATGAGCTTCATACTTGTTATTGCTGTGGTGGTTCAATTTACAGAAATGGTGGTTAAAAAAACCAGCCCTACACTTTATCGTCTACTAGGTATTTTCTTACCGCTTATCACAACTAACTGTGCAGTATTAGGTGTTGCCCTTCTAAACATTAAAAATGAGCATACCTTTATGAGTTCAGCCGTGTTCGGTTTTGGTGCCGCGGTCGGTTTTTCTATGGTGCTGGTTTTATTTGCAGCACTGCGTGAACGTCTTGCTGTTGCTGATGTACCAACCCCGTTCAAAGGTGCGTCAATCGCCATGATCACCGCTGGCTTAATGTCTCTTGCCTTTATGGGCTTTTCTGGATTAGTGAAGTTTTAACCATGACCTTGTTTTATGCACTCATTGCGCTAGGTTCACTGGCGCTGATTTTTGGCCTTATTTTAGGTTATGCCGCGGTAAAATATCGCGTCGAAAGTAGCCCTGTTGTCGACCAAGTCGATGCCATTTTACCGCAAACACAATGTGGCCAATGTGGTTACCCTGGCTGCCGCCCTTATGCTGAAGCCATTGCCAATGGCGACGAAATTAATAAATGTCCACCGGGTGGTGATGCCACCATTAAAAAGTTAGCCGATTTAATGGGCGTTGAGCCTAAACCTTTAGCTGGCGGCGAAGAAGCTGAACCTGTTAAAACTGTGGCATATATTCGTGAAGATGAATGTATCGGCTGTACTAAATGCATTCAAGCTTGTCCGGTTGACGCCATTGTTGGTGCCACAAGACAAATGCATACCGTATTAAAAGATGAATGTACCGGCTGTGATTTATGTGTTGAGCCATGTCCAGTTGATTGTATTGATATGATCCCTGTTGCTGAAACTAAGCAAACATGGAAATGGCAGTTAAACGCCATTAACGTCACTCAGATTGATTAGAGGTTGCCGTGGAATCGTTATTTGAACAAATTGAACGTGGAGCACTGTGGCAATTTCCTGGTGGTATTCACCCACCTGAACAAAAAACATTGTCGAACCAACTCCCAATTCGCCAGTTACCCTTACCTGATAAATTGGTTATTCCGTTAAAGCAGCATATTGGTGCCAACGGTCAACTGCTTGTCCATGTGGGCGATCATGTTTTAAAGGGCCAGGCATTGACAAAACCCGCTGGCAATTGGTCTTTACCTATCCATGCCGCTACTTCAGGCACCATCACCGCCATTGAGCATAGACCATCTGCACACCCTTCAGCTTTGCCAGAGCCGAGCATCGTACTTGAGCCTGATGGTCAAGACACTTGGTGTGCGCTTGAACCACTTGAACAATATGCAGAGGTTTCTAAGCAACAACTGGTCGATAAAATTCATGATGCAGGCATTGCCGGTATGGGTGGCGCAGGCTTTCCAACCTATGTGAAAGCCAGCAGCCAAGCAGAAATTGACTTTTTTGTTGTCAATGGCGTTGAATGTGAACCTTATATCACAGCCGATGACATGTTAATGCGTGAGCATGCTGAGCAAATCGTGCAAGGCATTGAGATCATGCAGCACCTACTCTCTCCAAAATATGTGTTAGTTGGTATTGAAGACAACAAACCTGAAGCCATTGCTGCGATGCAAAAAGCCTCAGCACATAACGATAAAATCTTAGTTCGCTCGGTGCCAACCAAATACCCTTCTGGTGGTGAAAAACAGCTGATTAAAGTACTGACTTCTCGCGAGGTGCCCAGTGCAGGCATTCCTGCAGACATTGGCGTATTAGTGCAAAACGTCGGTACATTATTTGCGATAAGTGACGCTGTGCTTCGTGGCAAACCGCTCATTGAGCGTGTTGTTACGGTAACCGGTAACACCATCAAACAAGCACAAAATGTTTGGGCACTGATGGGCACTGAGATTAAGCATCTACTCGATAGCCAAGGGTTCGAACCAGTTACTGCGCAGCGTGTCATCATGGGTGGGCCAATGATGGGCTTCACCTTACCAACAGTGCGCATTCCTGTAGTCAAAACCACCAACTGTATTTTGGCACCTGACAATCAAGAACTGGCTGAGCCAAACGATGAAAAAGCTTGTATTCGCTGTAGTGCGTGTGCCGATGCTTGCCCGCAAACTTTACTACCACAGCAATTACAATGGTTTGCTAAAGGCAAAGAGTATCAAAAGCTTGAAGAATACAACCTGTTTGATTGTATTGAATGCGGTGCGTGTTCGTACGTGTGCCCGAGTGAAATTCCACTGGTGCAATATTACCGGGTTGCTAAAGCTGAGATCCGAGAACAAAAACTAGAACAAATCAAAGCTGAGCGAGCAAAAGAGCGTTTCGAAGCCCGTAAAGAACGTTTAGAGCGAGAACAAGAAGAACGTCAAAACCGTCATAAACGTTCAGCTAGCCGTTCTACTCAATCAGCGCAAAGTAAAGAAAAAGTGGCTGAAGCACTTGAGCGTGTTAAAAACAAGAAAACACCAGAAAAGTCAGCAGTTGAAGCTGCAATTGCCCGAGCTAAAGCGAAAAAAGCGGCTGATGGTTCACTCGAACCAGATAATAGTGCTGTTGCATTAGAACGCGCTAAGCGTAAAGAGCAAGCTCGCCAATACAAGGCTGAGAAAGCCACTGATGACAGTGCCGATAAGCCTAAAGATAATAAGGCTGCTGTTGCCGCTGCCATTGCGCGTGCGAAAGCGAAAAAGGCCGCACAACAAACCGGTGCTGATGATGTAAAATCAGAACAGCAAACAACTCAGACTGATACATCGACCGATCCGCGTAAAGCCGCTGTTGCTGCCGCCATTGCCCGTGCAAAAGCAAAGAAAGCGGCACAAAACGCAGAACAAGATGAAGCGCCAGCTGAAACTGAAAGCACAGAAGATCCGCGTAAAGCCGCTGTTGCTGCCGCCATTGCCCGTGCAAAAGCCAAAAAGGCAGCTAAAGAAGCTGAGCAAAGCGAAGAGACTGTAGCTGATAGCGAACCGGAAGATCCACGCAAAGCCGCTGTTGCAGCAGCTATCGCTAGAGCAAAAGCGAAAAAGGCAGCTAAAGAGGCTGAACAAAGCGATGAGACTGTAGCTGATAGCGAACCGGAAGATCCACGTAAAGCCGCGGTTGCAGCTGCCATTGCTCGAGCGAAAGCAAAAAAGGCAGCTAAAGAAGCTGAACAAAGCGATGAAACAGTAGCTGATAGTGAGCCAGAAGATCCACGCAAAGCCGCAGTTGCAGCGGCCATTGCACGTGCTAAAGCAAAGAAAGCAGCTAAAGAAGCTGAACAAAGCGATGCAACTGTAGTTGATAGCGAGCCGGAAGATCCACGCAAGGCTGCAGTA
The Pseudoalteromonas phenolica genome window above contains:
- the rsxA gene encoding electron transport complex subunit RsxA, which codes for MTEYILLLIGTVLVNNFVLVQFLGLCPFMGVSGKLDTAVGMSMATTFVLTLASVTSYLVNEYILQPLELEFLRTMSFILVIAVVVQFTEMVVKKTSPTLYRLLGIFLPLITTNCAVLGVALLNIKNEHTFMSSAVFGFGAAVGFSMVLVLFAALRERLAVADVPTPFKGASIAMITAGLMSLAFMGFSGLVKF
- a CDS encoding MATE family efflux transporter, which encodes MASAQQSQVSNDILEGDIPSTLKRMTIPMIFGMITLMMFNLVDTFFISMLGTEELAAVSFTFPVTFTVISLAIGLGIGTSAVIAKALGANKVEEAKFDATIALLLSAVMVFLLSLFGFLMIEPIFKLLGAHAEVMPHIYDYMSIWFLGSVFLITPMIGNSVLRASGDTKTPSIIMGAAGLINAILDPLLIFGIGPFPELGVKGAAIASVIAWSVAVGIIFYLLAVKKRLLSVSPGEQGVMQAVKKILKIGFPAAGANMLTPIAMAVMTAIVATYGPEAVAAFGVGSRIESIASLVVLALSMTLPPFVSQNYGAQNYQRVTEAYKTTLKFVMVWQFAIYIVLLLCSGLISQTFGAEKEVQRIIELFIYIMPLSYGFQGVIILSNSSFNALHKPMNALLLSVIRLFVFFVPFAYLGSHLAGLKGLFIGAAIGNLVTAIVAYNWFCASLNRMQSVPEQELKHD
- the rsxC gene encoding electron transport complex subunit RsxC — its product is MESLFEQIERGALWQFPGGIHPPEQKTLSNQLPIRQLPLPDKLVIPLKQHIGANGQLLVHVGDHVLKGQALTKPAGNWSLPIHAATSGTITAIEHRPSAHPSALPEPSIVLEPDGQDTWCALEPLEQYAEVSKQQLVDKIHDAGIAGMGGAGFPTYVKASSQAEIDFFVVNGVECEPYITADDMLMREHAEQIVQGIEIMQHLLSPKYVLVGIEDNKPEAIAAMQKASAHNDKILVRSVPTKYPSGGEKQLIKVLTSREVPSAGIPADIGVLVQNVGTLFAISDAVLRGKPLIERVVTVTGNTIKQAQNVWALMGTEIKHLLDSQGFEPVTAQRVIMGGPMMGFTLPTVRIPVVKTTNCILAPDNQELAEPNDEKACIRCSACADACPQTLLPQQLQWFAKGKEYQKLEEYNLFDCIECGACSYVCPSEIPLVQYYRVAKAEIREQKLEQIKAERAKERFEARKERLEREQEERQNRHKRSASRSTQSAQSKEKVAEALERVKNKKTPEKSAVEAAIARAKAKKAADGSLEPDNSAVALERAKRKEQARQYKAEKATDDSADKPKDNKAAVAAAIARAKAKKAAQQTGADDVKSEQQTTQTDTSTDPRKAAVAAAIARAKAKKAAQNAEQDEAPAETESTEDPRKAAVAAAIARAKAKKAAKEAEQSEETVADSEPEDPRKAAVAAAIARAKAKKAAKEAEQSDETVADSEPEDPRKAAVAAAIARAKAKKAAKEAEQSDETVADSEPEDPRKAAVAAAIARAKAKKAAKEAEQSDATVVDSEPEDPRKAAVAAAIARAKAKKAAKEAELAASEDNVEADTQTEQSEQSSEPEDPRKAAVAAAIARAKAKKAAKEAELAASEERDETDTQTEQAEQSSEPEDPRKAAVAAAIARAKAKKAAKEAQLKQESEEGNEPS
- the rsxB gene encoding electron transport complex subunit RsxB yields the protein MTLFYALIALGSLALIFGLILGYAAVKYRVESSPVVDQVDAILPQTQCGQCGYPGCRPYAEAIANGDEINKCPPGGDATIKKLADLMGVEPKPLAGGEEAEPVKTVAYIREDECIGCTKCIQACPVDAIVGATRQMHTVLKDECTGCDLCVEPCPVDCIDMIPVAETKQTWKWQLNAINVTQID
- the uvrB gene encoding excinuclease ABC subunit UvrB, which codes for MTDVFKLHSEFSPNGDQPTAIAQLCDGLEAGLAHQTLLGATGTGKTFTMANIISNLNRPTIILAHNKTLAAQLYGEMKEFFPENAVEYFVSYYDYYQPEAYVVASDTFIEKDASINEHIEQMRLSATKALLERRDTIIVASVSAIYGLGDPDSYMQMMLLLKVGDTVDQRDILRKLAELQYTRNDIDFSRGTYRVRGEVIDIFPAESDDIGVRVEMFDDEIERLSLFDPLTGAIEKHIVRATIYPKTHYVTPREKILDAIEKIKDELRDRRKRLLDDNRLVEEQRVAQRTQYDIEMMTELGYCSGIENYSRYLSGRASGEPPPTLLDYLPDDALMIIDESHVTVSQVGAMYKGDRSRKENLVEYGFRLPSAMDNRPLKFDEFEAISPQTIYVSATPGDYELEKSNGDVAEQVIRPTGLLDPELEVRPVGSQVDDLLSEIYKRVEKKERVLVTTLTKRMAEDLTDYLNDHDVKVRYLHSDIDTVERMEIIRDLRKGVFDVLVGINLLREGLDMPEVSLVAILDADKEGFLRSARSLIQTIGRAARHLNGKAILYGDVITKSMKKAIEETERRRSIQEAYNEKHGIVPTALNKKITDVMDVGESVDESSSSPVSAKVAEPKAGYLDPKQIAEQISALETQMMHHARELEFEKAAKLRDEIHQLQQQLIDA
- a CDS encoding EAL domain-containing protein, which codes for MAGFKKLIFVQLISWLLFSLVGIFFFATSFDSAVSKAQQSAQVMVTQYIKEKTMAEVTPQHIRQALANGNVFSTFIVRDFNGDTVLNVNTHNPLPFIAEIIESNINAIRPQFAVNVTKDIKIEFIINAQSQAQLLQQAVIMMFIITALLAFIPVFYMKAIYKRLNRNVSMTVADAVDMYITQNQVTESIENDFNASKVQALGAELAPSFNRLAHFLKSKQEDIQSAAQSIKQEAYKDVVTGLGNRNMFVEYYEHHIESSSKKSFGTLAMIRCSELQVINQTRGYQKGDEYIKSVSEIITHVCGTYTGGQTFRLNSSDFAVILPNIPAKEAEHFGETLQARFTQYQQNQELSSVANTGIVPYETGKPLGEILSVVDNAMSMAQSKQANAWHIQRESDLINNVGAGFGNQNWRKVIHDVIESKRVSLMMQNIMPIGKNVKAYAEIQARFKTEDNQMLPTASFLAMAEKLEMAIEIDKLIIDTSLELIKTRNFTEKFFGINVTASSAHSDQFVIWLERRLLKDANIASKLIFEVSEFGLQQNIKASKRFIDMVHRVGARITVERFGVGLTSFKFFRDLKPDFIKMDASYTRGLEEDKNNQYFMRLMVDLAHRIGVSVFAEGVENQEEKHVVETLCLDGVQGYYIEKPKEI